A window of the Serinus canaria isolate serCan28SL12 chromosome 27, serCan2020, whole genome shotgun sequence genome harbors these coding sequences:
- the CDC6 gene encoding cell division control protein 6 homolog yields MASSSQQSQPTIGFPRTRSARRLATPSAKSDPEAPALRPSPRSKASGSSPATPDTRSGRATAQPLTPKAQPLSPRKRLGDDNLCNVPHALPCSPAKRSKENRGRRLLFGDPSASPEQPKGSGPSPRSGGPGTPRSSGLSGQHPRTQLFRQEGTCYQQAKQVLHAAVPERLQGRERETGMLRQFLLEHVLGRRPGSLYVSGAPGTGKTACLSRVLLDCKDKLAGSRTVVLNCMALGSPHSVFPALAQQLGLPVATGRERIRSLEKHLTAKGPMVLLVLDELDQLESKGQDVLYTLFEWSQLPSSRLVLVGLANALDLTDRSLARLGAHLAGKPRLLHFPPYTKEQLTLILQERLGQVAGDPILDSAALQFCARKVSAVSGDARKALDVCRRAVEVVELEVRGQTLLKPLPRGDSPVSPVPKRVGLLHISRVLSEVFGDRLAGGSRGAQDTFPLQQKVLLCSLLLLARHSHAREVTLGKLHDTYSQVCRRQQLPAVDQAECLSLVTLLESRGVLELKKAKEARLAKVSLMLEEAALEHRLQDTALVGSILTQGLH; encoded by the exons atggccagcagcagccagcagagccagcccaccATCGGCTTTCCCCGCACAAGGAGCGCCCGACGCCTCGCTACCCCCTCGGCCAAGAGCGACCCCGAAGCCCCTGCTCTGCGCCCCTCGCCGCGTTCCAAGGCCTCGGGCTCCAGCCCGGCCACCCCGGACACACGCTCAGGCCGGGCCACAGCGCAGCCCCTGACACCCAAAGcgcagcccctgagcccccgCAAACGCCTGG GTGATGACAACCTGTGCAACGTCCCCCATGCCTTACCTTGCTCCCCGGCCAAACGCAGCAAGGAGAACCGGGGCCGTCGCCTGCTTTTTGGGGACCCCTCAGCCTCCCCCGAGCAGCCCAAAGGCTCAGGGCCATCCCCACGGAGCGGGGGGCCAGGGACCCCCCGGAGCTCAGGGCTCAGCGGGCAGCACCCACGCACTCAGCTCTTCAGGCAGGAAG GTACCTGTTACCAGCAGGCCAAGCAGGTGCTGCACGCGGCCGTGCCCGAGcggctgcagggcagggagcggGAGACGGGGATGCTGCGGCAGTTCCTGCTGGAACACGTCCTGGGGCGCCGGCCTGGCAGCCTCTACGTGTCCGGAGCCCCTGGGACTGGGAAAACAGCCTGTCTGAGCCGTGTCCTGCTCGACTGCAAG GACaagctggctggcagcaggactgTGGTGCTGAACTGCATGGCACTGGGCAGCCCCCACAGCgtcttccctgccctggcacagcagctggggctgcctgtggCCACTGGACGGGAGCGTATCAGGAGCCTGGAGAAGCATCTGACGGCCAAGGGACCCATGGT CCTCCTGGTGCTGGATGAGCTGGACCAGCTGGAGAGCAAAGGCCAGGACGTGCTCTACACCCTCTTTGAGTGGtcccagctgcccagctccaggctcgTCCTCGTGG ggctggccaaTGCCCTGGACCTGACAGACAGgagcctggccaggctgggagcccaCCTGGCTGGCAAGCCCCGGCTGCTGCACTTCCCACCCTACACCAAGGAGCAGCTCACCCTCAtcctgcaggagaggctgggacag GTGGCAGGTGACCCCATCCTGGACTCTGCTGCACTCCAGTTCTGTGCCCGCAAGGTCTCTGCAGTCTCCGGTGATGCCCGCAAGGCCCTGGATGTCTGCAG GCGTGCTGTGGAGGtggtggagctggaggtgcGAGGCCAGACCCTGCTCAAGCCACTGCCCAGGG GTGACTCCccggtgtcccctgtccccaagcGTGTGGGGCTCCTGCACATCTCCCGGGTGCTCTCGGAGGTGTTTGGGGACCGGCTGGCAGGGGGGTCCCGGGGTGCCCAGGACACCTTCCCCCTGCAGCAgaaggtgctgctctgctccctgctcctgcttgcCCGGCACTCACACGCCCGCGAGGTGACCCTGGGGAAG ctccatgACACCTACAGCCAGGTGTGCCGGCGGCAGCAGCTCCCCGCTGTCGACCAGGCCGAGTGTCTGTCCCTTGTCACCCTCCTGGAGTCCCGCGGTGTCCTCGAGCTCAAGAAGGCCAAGGAGGCCCGGCTGGCCAAG GTTTCCCTGATGCTGGAGGAGGCAGCCCtagagcacaggctgcaggacacGGCGCTGGTGGGCAGCATCCTCACCCAGGGGCTGCACTAA